TGCCAGCTCCTTCTTCGCCCGGGCCAGGAAGCCCTCCAACGACGGGTCCCAGGCGGCTTCGGCGCCGGTCGTCACCAGAAACGCGTCGACTCCGAGCTCCCGGTACCGGCCGAGGGTGTCCAGGACGCGCTCCTCGGTGCCGACGAGCGCCTGGGAGTTGGCGAAGCCGCCCAGGAGCTTGGTCAGCCCGGTCCAGAAGCAGTCGTCGTGCAGCTCGTGGTCGGTGAGCGCGAGAGCCCGTTGCCGCCCGACGGAGGTGTCGGTCGACGACGAGCGCAGGAAGGCCGGGGTTCCGGCGGCCTCGGCGATCCGCCGCTCCACGGCCCGGGCCCGGGCCCAGGCGTCGTCGTCGGTGTCGCCGATGAACAGGCGCAGGCTCAGCGAGAACCGCATGGCACGGCCGTGGTGTTCGGCCGCCGCGGTGACCCGGTCGATGCGCTCCTTCGTGCCGGCGAGCGGTTCCCCCCACAGCATGTACAGGTCGGCGTGGCGGGCGCCGAAGTCCACGGCGTCGGCGCTCTCGCCGCCCATGAAGATGGGCACCTGGCCCTGCACCGGCTTGTTCCGCAGGTTCACCGCCTCGGCCGTGTAGTACTCGCCGTGGTGGTCGAAGGGTTCGGTCTCGGTCCAGGCACGGCGGATGATGTCGAGGTACTCGACCGCCCGCCGGTAGCGGTCGGCCTTGGGCAGGTCGTCCGACTCGCGGCGCAGGTCCTTGTCGGAGCCGCCCACGACCACGTTGATGGCGAGCCTGCCCCGGGCGAGTACGTCGAGGGTGGCGAAGTAGCGCGCGGCGGCCACCGGCGCCATCACGCCCGGACGGTGCGCGACGATGGGCGAGAACTTCTCCGACATCGCCAGCGCGAACGGTGCGGTGGCGTGGTTGTGCGGCCAGGTGGCGGAGTACCCGAGCAGGACCCGGTCGATGACCTGCGAGCGGTCCAGTTCCCGGATCCTGGAGATCATGAGGTCGGGGTCGGTTTCGCCGGTCTGGAGGGGCTGTAGCCCGGTGAGGAATTCGACCATGGCGTTGTCAGCTTTCTGTGCGGGGTCCGTTGGGGGACGGTGATCGGCGGGCGAGCCAGGCTTCGTGGCGGGCGAAGTGGTGTGGTCGGCGTGTCCGCAGTTCGGCCCGTGCGGTGGCCAGCGCCGTACCGGAGAGCGTCATTTCGGCGGACACGTCCCACTGCCTTCCGGTGTGCCGCTCGATCCGTGCCAGGACGGCCACGGGCCGCCCGACCGGGACCGGGCGGAGGTAGCGGATCGTCAGCGACTTCGTGACCAGCCGCGGTTCGATCCGCAGCGCGACGACGTTGAGCGCGTCGTCGAACACCGCGGCGGTCCAGCCGCCGTGCGCGACGCCGGGCCCGCCGTGCCAGAACGGTGGGCAGACGACCTCGAACCGCACCGCGTCGTCCCGCACCTCGGCGATCTCGACGCCCAGGCGGCAGGTGTCGTGCGGAGCGCAGCCGCCGCACAGGAGCCGGCCGGACGGGGAGGGCTCGATCGCGAAGGCGTCGGGGTCCTCCGCCAGGGCGTCGGGGTCCTCAGCCACCCGCGGCCTCCTTGCGCAGGGCCGCCACCACCGCTTCGGGCACGTCGATGGCACCGCGCCGAAGCGTCTCGTTCCGTCGGGTCGCCGAGCGGTCGAACGGCATCCGCACCGCGTGGCCGTCCTCGACGGGACGGGTGGCGCGGACCCATTCCGCGAAGGCCGCGACCCGCTGTCGGTAGTCGTCCGGGTCGGTGAGCACGCCGGGATCGACCAGCACCACGAAGAAGCCGCAGTCCGAAACGCCCGGCGGGTCGGCGGCCGCCCCGGTCATCATGCCGAGCAGCTGGACGACCAGGGCGAGCCCGGAGCCCTTGTGGGCGCCCCAGACGCCGAACGCGCCCTCGAGTGCGGCGGCCGGGTCGAGCGTCGGAGCCCCGGCCGCGTCGTAGGCCTGGCCGGGGGCGAGCTTCTCTCCGAGCCGCGCCTTCAGCCGCACCTCCCCGTACATCACGGCGGAGGTACCGATGTCCCAGATGATCGGAGTCGGGGTGGCCGGGAACCCGAACGCGATCGGATTGGTGCCGAACCGGGCTTCGGTGCCGCCGTGCGGGGCCACCACCGCCGGTCCGCTGCCCGCGATCATCCCGGCGAGCCCGGCGGCCGCGGCCTTCTCCAGGTAGTACGAGAACATCCCGGTGTACCAGGTGTTGTGCGCGCCGACTACCGCGACTCCCTGGGCGCGGGCCCTCGCCATGGCCAGCCGCAGCGCGTGCATGCCGACGAGGTAGCCCACCTGGTCGCCGCCGTCCACGGTGGCGGACACCGGCGTCTCGGCGACGACCCGGATGGGTCGCGGCGGCGCCTCGGTCGTGCGGATGCGCTCCGCTATGGACAGCGCGCGGGCGAGCCCGCCGAAGGACAGTCCGCGCAGTTCGCAGTCGAGCAGGTGGTCAGCGATGGTCTCGGCGGCCCCGGCGGAATGCCCGCAGGCGGTCATCGCGGCCGCGACGAGTGCGCGGGCATCGGGGAGGGACAGAGCCGTCATGAGCCGACCTCCACGGTGAGGGAGCTGGGGATTCCGTAAGCATGCTGCGACAATATAAGCATGCGTACTAGATGGCAAGCATGCTGATACCTCGGAGGGCTGTCGAGGGGTGTGTGCCCGCAGGGGTGGCGAGGGGTGCATCCCCGGGGATCGTTGGCAGATCCCCGGGGCGGGGTCACATCACGGCGTCGGTCTGGAGCGGGCCCGCGGTGACGCGGAGTGTCCGGACGCGGACCGGCTCTTCCCGGTCGAGGTAGAAGATGTGCATGAACGGGGCGCGCACCACCTGGTCCGGCGCGCTCTTCTTGGCCATGGTCGCCTCGCCGCGCAGCAGGCGGACGCCATCGCCTGCGGCCCAGAACTCCAGAACCTCGTGGGTGATGTTCAGTGGCTCGTCGATCTTGACGAAGAACGCCTTGATGGCCTCGGCGCCGTGGATGTGCGCGGTGCCGAAGTACATCTCGGTGTCCTCGGTCAGCGGCGCGAAGCCCTCGTCGAAGTCCAGGGTGTCGATGGCGTCCATGAACTTCAGGATCCAGTCGGGCACGGATGTCGCGTGTGCGGTGTCTGTCATGCTAGTAGCGTAACGCTACTAGTTTCAGATCGCTACTAGTGTGCGGGTCGCGTCGCCCTCGGGCCCTCGGGGTGAGGTGGTCAGCGGGCGCCACCTTCCTCGGCGGGCACCGGCCGCAGGGTCGATGCCTCGACCGGCTGATGGCAGCTGCTGCACGCGAGGTACGGATTGGTCGGGTTGCCGCACACCGTGTGCATCAGTGGGTGACGGCTGATGTCGCTGTCGGTCGCATGGCTCTCGGCCCAGCGCGTGATGGCCGCGATGGCGGGAACGACGAGTTCACGGGCGCTGTCGGTGAGCTCGTACTCGTACCACGGCTTGTCGGAGCGGTAGGCGCGTTTGGTGAGCAGGCCCAGTTCGGTCAGGCTGTTCAGCCGCGCGGTGAGGATGTTCGCCGAGATGCCCAGCGCTCGCTTGAGCTCGCCGAACCGGCCGACGCCGAAGAACACCTCCCGCAGGATCTGGTAGTTCCAGCGTTCGGAGATCGCGGCCAGGAACTCCTGGCCGTGCTGGAAGGTGACGCGGTTCCCGTGGTCGGGCACGGCTTCTCTCCTTGGGTGACCCCGGTAGTGGTCTTGAATCGAAAGTAGTCTTGCAATGCTACCGGAGTCCGTGCCGAGATACCCAAGCCCCGCCGCTTGCACGGGAGTTGTGCCATCGAGATCAAATCACTGCTTTAATTGGGTAGCTGATCTTGAGCCCCGGCCCCTCGGAAAGGCAGCCCTGATGTCCCCGGTCCTC
This genomic interval from Streptomyces asiaticus contains the following:
- a CDS encoding LLM class flavin-dependent oxidoreductase — its product is MVEFLTGLQPLQTGETDPDLMISRIRELDRSQVIDRVLLGYSATWPHNHATAPFALAMSEKFSPIVAHRPGVMAPVAAARYFATLDVLARGRLAINVVVGGSDKDLRRESDDLPKADRYRRAVEYLDIIRRAWTETEPFDHHGEYYTAEAVNLRNKPVQGQVPIFMGGESADAVDFGARHADLYMLWGEPLAGTKERIDRVTAAAEHHGRAMRFSLSLRLFIGDTDDDAWARARAVERRIAEAAGTPAFLRSSSTDTSVGRQRALALTDHELHDDCFWTGLTKLLGGFANSQALVGTEERVLDTLGRYRELGVDAFLVTTGAEAAWDPSLEGFLARAKKELA
- a CDS encoding PaaI family thioesterase: MAEDPDALAEDPDAFAIEPSPSGRLLCGGCAPHDTCRLGVEIAEVRDDAVRFEVVCPPFWHGGPGVAHGGWTAAVFDDALNVVALRIEPRLVTKSLTIRYLRPVPVGRPVAVLARIERHTGRQWDVSAEMTLSGTALATARAELRTRRPHHFARHEAWLARRSPSPNGPRTES
- a CDS encoding Ldh family oxidoreductase — translated: MTALSLPDARALVAAAMTACGHSAGAAETIADHLLDCELRGLSFGGLARALSIAERIRTTEAPPRPIRVVAETPVSATVDGGDQVGYLVGMHALRLAMARARAQGVAVVGAHNTWYTGMFSYYLEKAAAAGLAGMIAGSGPAVVAPHGGTEARFGTNPIAFGFPATPTPIIWDIGTSAVMYGEVRLKARLGEKLAPGQAYDAAGAPTLDPAAALEGAFGVWGAHKGSGLALVVQLLGMMTGAAADPPGVSDCGFFVVLVDPGVLTDPDDYRQRVAAFAEWVRATRPVEDGHAVRMPFDRSATRRNETLRRGAIDVPEAVVAALRKEAAGG
- a CDS encoding nuclear transport factor 2 family protein, with the translated sequence MTDTAHATSVPDWILKFMDAIDTLDFDEGFAPLTEDTEMYFGTAHIHGAEAIKAFFVKIDEPLNITHEVLEFWAAGDGVRLLRGEATMAKKSAPDQVVRAPFMHIFYLDREEPVRVRTLRVTAGPLQTDAVM
- a CDS encoding winged helix-turn-helix transcriptional regulator → MPDHGNRVTFQHGQEFLAAISERWNYQILREVFFGVGRFGELKRALGISANILTARLNSLTELGLLTKRAYRSDKPWYEYELTDSARELVVPAIAAITRWAESHATDSDISRHPLMHTVCGNPTNPYLACSSCHQPVEASTLRPVPAEEGGAR